attagaatattaatgacgaagtttcatttttttaaattgcccCAGCCCTACACAAATCAACATCTTTTTGtgaatttaaaaaatgacaATACTAAGGGTTTAGGATAGAAAGTATAAATTGCGATCGTTATCGTTTATTGAAACTGAATGTCATTTTAGAAAGCATTAactatattaattataatgTTGAATGCATGCATGAGGTTATTTGTTTAAATAAACTAAATTCTAATCTTAATATGAGTCAAATGTATGTACATTGAATTTGAATCTGGTAATCTTCATTACAACATGTATATGTACATAGAAATAATTTATAAACTtactataatatttttgttCTATATAATATGCTCGTTTATCAATActatcattatataataaaacTACTCTTCGCAATTTTTGAACATAAATTAtactaaattcataattttatacatcataactttattttaataaaagtaaCTATTTTGATCAAATGTAGTAATATTGTAAATGTTTATTATTaaatacatttattattttagacCCATATAAGGATATTGTttaatattcaaaaaatatttcataatttgatATAAATAATATGCGCCGTGTATAGCACGGGTGTAAGTATTGTTAAAGATTGAGATAAAATTgacaaatttcaaaataaaatcaataaattcaCTAAATATCGTAAATCGTAATTTATTCAttgttaacttttttttttcatttttctataaaaagAATGTGACACGTAAGATTTTCTCAATCAAAACTGAAAAGCATTAACCAGGGAAGGGCATCATCTTTGTTCTTTGCATAATTTGTAGATATTAAGATTAATCCTTTTAAATTGTGTTGGTTTATGAATTACAAAAGATGAACCGGATACAACctaaaagaaggaatacagaatGAATACTGAAACGatattacaataaaaaaatcgaaaCAGTAAAGTGTAATAGTGAAaataagccgagtcgaggagacctctttccgcaagacgagatacgccccagtAGTGCTCTTGGATTAGCGTGTCGTttccaaagataaaacgacttttCCTCTCTGATGAAGCAGCACAACTATCAGCATAGTTCCGACGAGCTGGATGGAGGCGATTTGACAGAAAGATAATCTAGGAGTGGGAGAGAGTTTATGTTGTGTATGCTTGTCAATTGGTGTGTAATATGCATGCAATGGCTAGTCTATTTATAGGCATGCTTGTGAATTGGTGTGTAATATGCATGCAATGGCtactctatttataggcttagtTGGCAAGGTCAACACAGCCTTGATGGTTGTCTTCATTGTGAGGCTCTAACCGCCGAGTGTACAAAGCGTTACAAGCCGTTATCCTAAACGAATGTATCGGGACACGCTGCGCATCTAGGTTTGCTCAGAGGTGGACTTCATCACATGTCAGCCACGCTGGTTTCACTGCGTCATACTGACGAGGTGTCATCCCACTTGGCTGGCTGACGTGGAAGTGttggtggtctaaaaagaactaaACTAGCCTCGGGTTAAGCCCAAGCGTACCAAGCCCAACGACCCACTGCGTCATACTGACGAGGTGTCATCCCACTTGGCTGGCTGACGTGGAAGTGttggtggtctaaaaagaactaaACTAGCCTCGGTTTAAGCCCAAGCGTACCAAGCCCAACGACCAGACCCAAGGATACGAGCATGAGCACATGGCACATGGCACATGGCTCGTGGCAGCGCGTGCTtgtgcgcgtgtgggctctacaACCTATCTTAGTCTGCTATAATTATTACACCTAataattttcatattaaatACTAGTTTAATAATGTTGTCATTTctgatgtgggataattaactctTTTACTTAATCACATGACTTCTTTCATAGCTCATTTAATTAGCTCGCAATTTTACCAAACTTTAAttcattatttctcactcaccgggaatcggatttgagaaaaggaatataccacggtcatctactccgaacatagatcgacgctatattatttaatttcacaaaattaaatgtctcgttaaATTTATTCTTGGTAAAAACCTTTGACCGGACACACGATTCCAACAAATTGTTTTATAAGTTCGTAGTTGACTTTTGGAAATTCATCTCAACTGATTTTATTCACCATCTCATACATCCACAAAACTAATTTCAGGTAACTAtagcaaaattaataaaatcatgaaaatcaacaaaacaaaaagaaacaGCTCTGCCCACCAATGATAGATGAGATAGACTTGGAGACTTGTTCACCTCACAGAGATGTAAAACAATCTATGTGTTGGTGAAAAATTACAGAATTACGTCGTCAATGATTAGTTACAAACTACTTTAATCAAATTTGACTCTTGTTACTTGAAAAAAGCTCTTCCAGATATGCGATAAAAATGTGATTAGAGTATAatgataattataaataaaatcagtTTGGAAACCCTTAATAAGGATCCGACTAATTGATTTGTAGATCATGAGTCTTAGTTTGTCAAAATCCAATATGTTCAGGAAgacgttgatataaaaaaatccattaaatataaaagtaCATGAACAAACATAAGTTACAATTACGATCAAAGAAAAAGATTGCAAGCATCGATCATCCACTCTTTTTTGTCCGCAACTCCTTGATAGGACGCTGAGCATTATGGATACTAGAAGAGAAGTGAAACCTTTATTTACGCAATATTAATGAAGCAACCAGAAAGAGAATCACGGTTTGTTTGAATGTGATAATGATGGTGGTTTTGGTAAATAAATAATCTGAAGGAGCTGAAGGAATATAATAACAAACTGGATCATGATGGATGGGAAGATGGGGAGTGGGGTGATTAGTAttttggtggaggtggtggagatTTGTACTGGTATGATGGTGGTGGACAGTCATCCTTCTGAGGTGGTGTTGGTGAAGATTTATATTTGTAAGGAAGAGGTGGTGGAGACTCATATCtgtatggtggtggtggtggagatttGTAAACATAAGGAGGAGGTGGAGGTGACTTGTATTTGtagggtggtggtggaggtgactCATACTTgtaaggtggtggtggaggtgattCGTATTTGTAAGGCGGTGGTGGTGGGGATTTGTATAGATATGGAGGAGGAGGTGGTGACTCATACTTgtaaggtggtggtggtggagacttGTAGACGtacggtggtggtggtggtgactCGTATTTGTagggtggcggtggcggtgatTCATATTTGTAAGGCGGTGGTGGTGGGGATTTGTATAGatatggaggaggaggaggtggtgaCTCATACTTgtaaggtggtggtggtggagacttGTAGAGGtacggtggtggtggtggtgactCGTATTTGTagggtggtggtggcggtgatTCATATTTGTAAGGCGGTGGTGGGGGAGACTTGTACACATAAGGAGGAGGCGGTGGTGACTCATATTTGTAAGGTGGTGGTGGGGGAGACATGTACACATAAGGAGGAGGCGGTGGTGACTCATATTTGtatggcggtggtggaggtgattcatacttgtaagggggtggtggtggagactTGTAAACatatggaggtggtggtggagattcGTATTTGTATGGTGGTGGCGGAGGAGACTCGTACTtgtatggtggtggtggtggagacttGTACTTATAGGGTGGAGGAGGAGGTGATTCATACTTgtagggtggtggtggtggagacttGTAAACatatggaggtggtggtggagattcGTATTtgtatggtggtggtggaggcgacTCGTACTTgtagggtggtggtggtggagactcGTACTTGtagggtggtggtggaggcgatTCATACTTGTAGGGCGGTGGTGATGGAGACTTGTAAACatatggaggtggtggtggagattcGTATTtgtatggtggtggtggaggagacTCGTACTTGTAGgccggtggtggtggagactTGTAAACatatggaggtggtggtggagattcATATTTGTatggtgggggtggaggtgacTCGTACTTgtaaggtggtggtggtggtggagattcGTATTTGtatggcggtggtggaggtgactCGTACTTGtaaggaggtggtggtggagattcGTATTTGTATGGCGGTGGCGGAGGTGATTCATACTTGTAaggcggtggtggaggagaTTTGTACACataaggaggaggaggaggtggtgaCTCATACTTGtacggtggtggtggtggagattcATATTtgtatggtggtggtggaggtgactTATACTTgtagggtggtggtggtggagactcATATTTGTACGGCGGAGGTGGAGGCGATTCATAGTTGtaaggcggcggcggtggtgattTGTATTTGtagggtggtggtggaggtgattCATACTTATaaggtggtggcggtggtgattcATATTTGTAtggcggtggaggaggtgacTTGTACTtgtatggtggtggtggtggagactcATACTTGTAAGGAGGTGGTGGAGGGGATTCGTACTTGTATGGTGGTGGCGGAGGAGACTTGTACACATagggaggaggtggtggtgactTATATTtgtatggtggtggtggaggtgattCATACTTATAAGGTGGTGGCGGTGGAGATTCATATTTGTatggtggaggtggtggcgACTCGTACTtgtatggtggtggtggaggcgacTCATATTTGtatggtggcggcggcggtgagCTGTAAAGATACGGAAGATGTGGCAGTGGCAAGTCGGGTTTCCACGTGGAGTCGGCATTTGCCGTGGCAGCTAAGGTGGTGACGAGAGCCACCAGAACCCACAGTCGGGGTTCCATGAAGCTCTTCATGGTTGCTAATGAAAGACTGTAGTTGTCGAGTTGgatctttctttttttgttttctgattttcatTAGTTCAACCTATAGCATTATATAGCCATTCCTCgctacaattttattgaatgaGTCTACTTTTTGCAATCAAAttgcaattattttattaagagTTGGTTGATGCCTATGGATTGCCGGTAAGAACTAGTCATTCAATTAGAAACAACTAATATACCTCATCTTATTCAACGCTAGAAATAGTATTAAAATAGCTATGCATAAATTGTTTTTGTTGATGTCAATGGACATATTATTCTCTGATTGATTGTTATGATCTTGATGttaaaacaaattgaaaatgaCATTTAAACAGCACAAAATTTGAATACATCGTGGGGAAAGTTGATATTTAGTGGCTCGCATGATAATTAAACTACATTTTATTAGTATGTGATGAAAAAGTCTAGCATTCacacaattaaaaattaagaaaacatacataaATTATTGAAAACATACATAAATTATTCCTGCACCATGTCAAACTTATGCACCATTTCAAACTTTTTATGAACGGTGTAATAAACAATTATACAGGTGTATTTATATTCAGTATAGCTCATCAATAGAACATTACCGTGTCGGTAGCGGacaatatgaattttaataaataattgataACGAAAGTAGCTTAATAGAAGTCTTGTATGTATTCTAAAATCTTGCataattactctctccgtcctataatagaagtcatattttgtcattttagttcgtcccacaataagagtcacatttcacttttactataaatggtaagtacgtctcacattccactaactcaattcactcacatcattttattataaaaccaataaaaaaatatatattccactaacttttttaaccaatattttacattttcataaaactcgtgctcatatcaaatgtgactcctattgtgtgatggagggagtattaaccgTGAGCCCCAATGTTAAATTCCTGACTTTAGTTTATGATATAGATATAAAATATCCTTAATAAATTCAGTAATAATACTTTAGAAGATCAATAAAATGCCTTTTGAATGAAATAAAGAACAATTCAATCTAAGATTATTGTTTACTAAAATTCGTTTGAGCTGGCTTCGACTTGCCCTTataacaaattttatttatatattttaaagacAAAAATATCACATGAAATTCAAGTTACGTTCTCTTATGTTTATGCTAGAACTTCTGTTTTAATTAAATCTTGACATGTAGTTGGGAAAAGGTTATATGGAAGAACTAATCAAATGCGAAAACTAAAAATCAAAGACTTTAAAATCTCTTGCGCAGAAGACAGATTCGTTGAGAGAAATTTATAGCTTTGATTCTTGAAATTTTCTAGAAATCCTATGCTACTTTATAACCAGAATCTCTTACGCCAATATTTTTGGAGAACCCATTTGATAccataaaattgaaattgtgtTGGGAATGAAATTttatggaattgaatttgaaagaAAGGTTTTCGTCACTCGTGTATTAATAacaagagggaacatctttttaggtcaACGAACTTtgctaaagtatcattttaggtccgtgaactttgaaaatatcattttaggtccatcaactacaagttaatatcatttgacgtattttgaactttttttagACGAAAATTCCCtaaggccttcaaagggcaaCTTGGACAATTCTTTCTCCACTCATCTTGAAggcaaatttttatatttaaattcaatttggatggtaattgatctCCATTttgaaattcatataaataatactccaaatgacaatccaaattaataTAGCTATCtaattccaaaataaataaactaaatataattcccaaatccatataaataatactccaaatAACAATCCAAATTAATATAGCTATCtaattctaaaataaataaactaaatataatcacaaatcacctatagtaagttcttaaaatgcagtttagattgaaaaacaaaataaagtatCAAGTCCCAATTCACTATTCCTAaataattggtcatctaataattgaaaaattaacacatattttttaaggcaaattttaattatatttaaattcaatttggacgGTAATtgaatcaaatagtagtaaaaaattgttggactctaggtttttgacgcaagatgagtggcgaaagaattgtccaaattaccctttgaaggccttaagggtattttcgtccggacaaagttcaaaataccccaaatgatattaacttgtagttgacggacctaaaatgatattttcaaagttcacggacctaaaataatactttgCCAAAGTTTATGaacctaaaaagatgttccaTCTAATAACAAAGCATGCAGTTAAACCCTACAGATTCTAAATTCCAATTAAACtctaataaacaaaaaaaaattagtactactaataaTCCTAATATGTAGGAAAATAAAGTGCATCCTGGGCTCAGAAGATAAATAAGTCCATAAGCAAAATATTAATGGGCCTGAGTCAAACTTTAAGTTTCCTTTGGGCCACGTTTTTATGACAAAACAATTCCAGAGATACACTGTATATGAATTTGGAATTAATTatcaatcatactccctccaaaCCTTTTAATGGAGTCACTTTTGTTTTTCtattataaaagaaaaagtaatttgaGATAACCCAAAAtagaatataattaaattaaattaatttgggACAGAGAAAATAGTTCAGAAGTTGTCGCTTTGGCAAAGTTGTCCTCAATCTTCTAGACTGACCATGCGATCACAAATAACATGGAGATCgattcacaattttttttaccaaacTTCATAAACTGGTTATCCAACCAATTGACAAAGTAAGTCTTTTGGATCTTTAGGAAGACAAATGGAGACGCTCCATTTCTCACATCAATAATACCATAGACTATTGGACATCCATGCAacaaaagaatatactatattcGGTGGTTTCTGTTTGCTCTTTGCAAAATACACATCTATTGTCCTCAATTCTAGTCATGCTAAGTATCTATAGAGTTTCTTTGGTGTTGGGTCTTATTTTGAAGTTCACTCGTTGTGGAATGAGATTTCTTAGAACAAGACTTCCATATCCATCTAGCTCCGCCCATGCTTAAAAGAAAATTCTCCTTCTCCAACAAATGAATAATTATttgatttgtaaaagaaaattCTTCTTCTCCAACAATTACTTAATTTGTAAAAGTACCACTCTCGCATTAAAACTTACATTCGAATATACAAGTACAACTCTATTCCActttgttagagcatccacaatggcggcgagcggaccggctagccgattccagGCGCTGGCCGGTTCGCTCCCCGAACCAGGCGGCGAGCGGCAATTCGGCGagaaaatcggcgagcgcatgccgactttcgggcgctggccgatccgctcgccggtcggctggccgccattgcaggctcccgatcggcgagcgatcggccaacccattttttatttatttatttaattttcgaaacactatatatacgtgatttgcacgtcattttcattcgcacaacttgttttaacgagttttctctctatcttaatttctgtacaagatcaacaacgcgaaatgagtaacgcgagtggtagtagtggtggcagtggtggggatgctgaggagtacgaacggcaaatgaacgaagagttggaggcctatatGTCCAGTGAGATCAACCGGCtgatacaaagggccttgcagccggcggtacctcgacctcgacccgttgtccacctccgagcagtgattgaacgagatcacgtagctgcacatcagcggctatatgaagactacttcgcacaagagtcgcggtttaacgccaaccttttcaggcggcgttttaggatgagcagggtcctgtttatgcgtattgttgacgctttggagcatcgatatctgtgtttccgcttcaggTACGAtacggctggcagacccggccacacacctattcaaaagtgcactgcggcaatcaggcagttggcctacggaagCGCGGCAGatatgtgggacgagtacctccacatcggtgagacgaatgcccttgaatgtatgaagtatttctgtcagggcgtggttgaaatattctatgatcagtaccttcgaagccctaccccgaagactgccaggagatGATgtagatgcacggggagaagcatgggttctcgggtatgttaggcagcatagattgtatgcattgagaGTGggagaactgtcccgctgcctggaaggggttctacacgaccggctacaagggaaagaatcccacgacgATCCTCGAGGcagtagctgattaccggctgtagatttggcatgcgtattttggggtagccgggtcgaacaacgacctcaacgtcctcaactcgtcgccccttttcaacgagcagtgccaagGCGTCGGTCCAGCCATCtattttgtcgccaacggcaaccgacatgatatgggctactacttggcggatgggatataccctaggtggcccgtctttgtgaagacgatcagatgcgcatcagatgagaggatggcctactttgcggaacggcaggagtcggcgcgcaaggacgtggaacgcgcatttggtgtgctccagtctcgatgagcagcaattaggggtccaacgcgtttgtggcatgtcgactgcattgctgatataatgtacgcatgtattatcatgcacaacatgattgtcgaagatgaaggtgtacaactgactagttgggccaacggcgataatgaagccggtccaagccacggcgtggccgcccccaacgtacgaagcggggtacctcacgatgaagccggccacctccaagcacatgccgacatgcgccaaatggatgctcatattcgacgcaaaaaggatttaattgaagagttgtgagcgcggaggactgcacgacgttagttttttttaattatgtaattttttttaatctacatttttattaattatgtaattttttttaattaatgtacttttttaaaataaatattattattgaattttctcgtatttgtgtcgtaaatttaattccgtattttgtgtgagtgttaattattttttttataattttgtttattgtggctagcctatggctaacctattgcatgtccagttgcttgtcctgatgatgtggcatgaggagtttttagtactgatgatgtgtcaggaggagtttgtggctaagCTATGGCTGACCtattgctattggagatgctgtTATGAAACCATGATATATCAAATCACTATCATTTAGAAGATATTTTAACGTCTTCGGCTAATAATAATTACACGCTTTAATTTATTGGTGGAAGGCGCCATTAATTTGTAGATACCTGTCGCCAGAGCTGTGACATTTAACTAATCAATTTCGAGTTGTTAAGCATTCTTTTTCACTACGTAGTATTAACTTGtcaatatttcattaatatttAGATATTTGGCACATGTTATAGATTTTGCCCAATCACATAAAACTAATAATCTACTTCGGAGTATATGGATTTTTATATTCCACCGCTTGTCTATTGtgttaaatttgaaatatatgaTTGTAAAGtggatactccctccatcttaTAAAAATAGGgacatttatgataaaatggAACTAATGCAATGACGGATCTAGTATATATTCACAAGGGCAATTGCCCCACCTCACTTTTcatttatacataaatatatactcctatgtaattttgttataatatgtttcatttgattaAATTGCCCCCctagtattttattaaaaacCCAGTGTTGTCCTTATGAAAAAAAAACGAGAAGTCCAGACATATAGTTAATCGTAAAAACTTAGTTGCCTTCTGTAAAAGAATACAAAAATTCGGAGTAGTTGGAGTGTCAAAGACACTAGTCTCAAGAGCCGATAGAGAAAAATATTTCAGAGGAGAAGAAAAGTTAtgtacgaattttaaaaatatttatatagggttgtattaaaatgtcaactaTATTTAAAATGACAACTTATCACCATTGAGAACCCTTAGATTTAGGAGCGGATTCAATCTTAGTCTGCCACGTGGCAGACTTGTTTATGCATCAGAGATTGCTTGATTATCTCTAATTTTGTATAGTAGATTGCTTGAAATCATATACCGAATTATTTGTCTATTTATCACAGATTGTTTGCATATGTATAGTAGATTGTTTGTCTAGATGGTCATTGTAATTATGGTGTCACCACAATGCTCTGATTTCGTATCACAGATTGCTTAGAACCGTATGCCGAGTTACTTGTCTATGTATCGCAGATTGCATGGTACGTTGTTGTCAAGTTGTCACTTTAAGGCTGGTGTCACCATAACGCCCCCTGAACAAATGCATAACTGATTAATTAAGAAAGATAATGAGCAGGATAGTTAAAAGAGTATTAGTGGATAGTAAGACTcacattattattaatgtttaatactccattcgtcccgtTTTAGCAGTCCCAGTCACTT
Above is a window of Salvia splendens isolate huo1 unplaced genomic scaffold, SspV2 ctg321, whole genome shotgun sequence DNA encoding:
- the LOC121789737 gene encoding extensin-2-like; its protein translation is MKSFMEPRLWVLVALVTTLAATANADSTWKPDLPLPHLPYLYSSPPPPPYKYESPPPPPYKYESPPPPPYKYESPPPPPYKYESPPPPPYKYKSPPPPPYVYKSPPPPPYKYESPPPPPYKYESPPPPPYKYKSPPPPPYKYESPPPPPYKYESPPPPPYKYKSPPPPPYNYESPPPPPYKYESPPPPPYKYKSPPPPPYKYESPPPPPYKYESPPPPPPYVYKSPPPPPYKYESPPPPPYKYESPPPPPYKYESPPPPPYKYESPPPPPPYKYESPPPPPYKYESPPPPPYVYKSPPPPAYKYESPPPPPYKYESPPPPPYVYKSPSPPPYKYESPPPPPYKYESPPPPPYKYESPPPPPYKYESPPPPPYVYKSPPPPPYKYESPPPPPYKYKSPPPPPYKYESPPPPPYKYESPPPPPYVYKSPPPPPYKYESPPPPPYKYESPPPPPYVYMSPPPPPYKYESPPPPPYVYKSPPPPPYKYESPPPPPYKYESPPPPPYLYKSPPPPPYKYESPPPPPPYLYKSPPPPPYKYESPPPPPYKYESPPPPPYVYKSPPPPPYKYESPPPPPYLYKSPPPPPYKYESPPPPPYKYESPPPPPYKYKSPPPPPYVYKSPPPPPYRYESPPPLPYKYKSSPTPPQKDDCPPPSYQYKSPPPPPKY